In Cottoperca gobio chromosome 19, fCotGob3.1, whole genome shotgun sequence, the genomic window GTCCATCTCAATCCCCTTGTCTTAAGTGTGTATCAGACTCTCAAGCCATTACCTCTCTCCTGCAGGCAGTCTCATTTAAGATAGCTTCCAGTAACGGACAGgttattattagatattatttcACTTACTTCTTTGTCTCATACTATTTGCGTTGACATGATTGTATCTTTTCTGCAACTGAGCCAAGAAGGCCATGTTTTTTTGCATCACTCAACCCTGCACGTGAACAGGAAGCCCGGCAGAGAAATGGATCAGTAAAGAGCTCTGTTTTTTGGGCGAAtgcagtattgtttttttttaccagccAAGAAAATGTGTGGTTCAGTATTCAGTCACGCAGGCTGACGTGCTTCAGCAGGACTCTTGAGGAGAACTGCATTATTCATGTTGTTGACTGGAGCCTGTTTTGCACATTGGGGTAGATCAGAGAGGAAGTGCTGTCACATGCACGGCCATAACACAAATAGTcttgtatttataaatattcttttcaaatgatttaatCCTAGAAGTGACATGCTACTCATTGCtgtcaaaaaagaaagaggggatATTATTACTATGTTTGTTAGACGTATGTCACTAATTGCTGCTGCAACATCATAATCAGGGATTGTCTTCAAAATTGTCAATTGTCCAATCAATGAGCTGGGACTTTCACATCAATACGCATCCATCCCTTTGGCAGACTGCTGCTCTCGAACGACTCCGCTCAGGACCACTCAAGTAGAGACCCAGCCTTCTAGCTTCGAGAGCTGCATCAATTTTTCAAGCACCCCCATCACAAAGGATTCGTGTTCCTTCAGCTTCttattcttttcatatttatatccaTTTGCTGCACGAAGATGTTCTCTGCGGCATTGTGTGAAATATGGCCGCATTTAATGCCGTATTCAGCGTGTATGTCATGCCTGAGCACACTGTGGGAGGCAACGTAAATATTTAACCGTGATATCTGGGGCTCGTCTATTATTACTATTGGCTTTATTTGTCTGAGGCGACTTTGTTCACATAAAGCCAGTCGCCTAGAACTGATCATAGCTTTGTGTTTcagtaaattaaaatgttgttgtgtgGGATTTTTATTCCGCACCAAAGTCAAATCAATGAGAATAATCATTtcactttctgcctctttttttcttttgcaatgCACATTTCTCATTCTGCCAGGAGAAAGCTCCAGGAAGCAGTGATTTCCTGGCTTGCCAGCTTAGCCGTGGAGCTACTTAAAAGCCTCTCGTCGTGACAGAAAAGCTTTTAGGGGACTTTTTTAAAAGGAGCTGTTCGTCTACTGCCTGCAGCACGGCTCCGTCATAGCTTGTTCTGCAAAACTGATGGTGTTGCCTTGCAGAATTGAAAATCGTAGAAAAAAGGGAGAAGTTCCTCCTAGCCTTGGTGAAAGGTTAAACTCTCAATTAAATACTTATAAATATGAGATGGTGTTACATAATACAGCCTTGATAGGAtgtgtgtattatttaaaaGATGAAGGCCTCTTTGACTATGCCATTACTGTTTGTACTCCAGAGGGACTCCTGGCTCCTACTCTACAAGGATCAGACTTCCACTTGGCTAAGTAGCTACAGTCATGTGACTCAGAAGATCTACTGCAACATCTTTAAGCGCGTTTCTGCAGTGGGCTTATACTCACAGCTCCACTGCAGTAAAGCAGTTTGATGATGCTTTTATACCTGGTCTTTTTCTTATTCCTTTTATGGTTCCTGATAACACCCGGTAGTTAGAAGTCTATATGACATTTAGTGGTGACTATACAAACACCTGTCTGGCTTGAATTGGTGCATTGTTTCATGCAAAGGTTTGGTGTACACCCATGTTGTTCTCCAAAGCAAACATGCAGCgacttgtttatttttgttgaatTAAGGGTTGACTTTCAGTGTTAATGTGTCTGCAGAAAGCCCTATTGGACATCACGTACTTAAGGGGTGGGTAGCCATGTTATTTCCTGTGGGAGGATGCGTATCGTGTGTAGGAGAAGCACGATAAGGTTAATACTCTACACTTCCCTTTGCTGTGAAGCCTACCCTTCTAATTAGCTTTTTGTTTaccttcatttaaatgtatcttcAGTGTGAATCCAGTCGTGCTCTGACTAGGCTCTTATTTCTGTTTGTACGGAAGGCTTTGCACTTTCAATATTTTTGCATGACCAAACCACAAAAAAACACGTAGCATGCCTAACCTACACCGAACTGACCTATTTCTGGTAGTTACTGTAGGCGGTGTTGACACTTATCAGTGTATTTGTTGATCTGGTGTCCTTAAGCGGTTGGCTTTCTCACACGTAGCTCTAgcatttttagttttatatataaaagGGTATGAATAAAGATATAGTGTCCGTCAAGATGGGTTGTTGTTGCTTTTCACTTAATATTCATAGATGATGAGCTAGTTTTGGTAATCATCACAATCATATTATTGCACAGAGACGGTGAACGTTCTGAATATAATTCAATAAATGTCTTCCTAATACCCTCTCTGTTCCTGCCCGTCTGCAGTACATCCCAACAGCCCTCCTGTCCCCTCGCTATCCTCTGATTGTTTCCCCGTGCTCCCAGCCTGGGCCCCCAGAGACacagcctttttgtttttaattaaagacaCTGTCCCCTTTGTGTACATGTGCCCTCATATCAGAGCCCCCGtaatcatctctctctctgaagtggGTCACTTTCACCCCAATCCCCTCCCATAGATGCATGTGCAACCAGAGGAACTGGCAACACGCTCGTCAGCACAACAGGCCAGGAAGCAGATGGTTTACAGAAGTGAAGAGTACACATATGGTAGCTTTGAGTGTTTGATCAGTGGGAGTGTTTTGAGGCAGTATACaaaagtttatttgtatagtgcgaccagccttttttttttacagctgacattttgacttgtcatagtaggatGGGCGCAGGTGTAGCTACTAACATTACTGATGGCTTTGTTATTCGGGTGTCCCAGtatgacagtgagccagcatgcacagtaCCAGGAACCCTGACAACTAAACGGCTAAATGCAGTTCTGCTGTAATTAATTTTGTTTACACCGGTGCTTTTCCTTCTGTggcatttcaaaatgtcttcagaGAATAACTTTTCAGGCCCACATCAGCCATTGGTTCAAAACCATCACAAGTGTAATAGATCCAGACGAGAACAACTTCCTTAAATAACACAATCAACCTGTTGGTGTTTGTTTACTGGATATATGGTGGTGTAGAAGGGAATTGAGAGGAGACAGCCCTAACGATTGGGCTTTACATACAGAATGAGAATGTATGAATGTGGCGAGTTGTGCAGTTTGGGCCTTGTCTGTTTCCTCCACACAGGGCCCACTGGTGCTTATGCTTAGGCTTCAGTGACTGTGGAAATGTAAGGAACTGACACGGGGTAATAAGACCAGAATAGAGCTCTATTGGGCTCCAGTGGGATATTTTTGCATTGGAAAGGAGGTCAACCAGCCAGGAGGGTTCAGTTtcattacaaaagaaaatgcactggGACCTTTCCTCATTATTGGAGAGATTAATGGGTTTTCAGTGGAATCCATCTCTGGGCTAGTAGAGACGAGGTAACCATGAATGTGCACATGTCCTTCTTTGTAGACGTGGCTGTGTTTTTAGTTTGGTTTGCAGTGTATGACAATATTGCACATCCAGCAAATGCTGCTAATTTGCCTCTATTTGCTCCTGAAGCCAAATTAGCAGCATTTGAGAATTGGCACAAAATCAGCTCAAGGCCAGTCCTCCGTGCTGAGAGTTTTACTAAATGTCATGCACGCTTGACTCACTAAATGTCACATCGTATTAAACAACTTTTAGTAATAAACTGGTGTTTGCTGCATATGTGTTGGACCAACTATGTAACAGACCAGACTAGGCTAATTGTCAGTTTTAAACAAGGTGCTTTCTCCTGGTCCCCTTGGTGGATTCAGCCTGCTGTTCCAAATCTTTTTATGTTCTGCTCTAATTGTTTAAGCCTCCTCGTCCCCCACGAGAGAAAGACGGTCTAATCACAGTACTTACAGAAATAGGGGAATACCCAGCGGTTATGAAGAAATCGGGATCAAACCCAAGGCCTGTGGGAATAATGAAGTGATATCCCAAAGCTGTCGTACGCATGTGGCTCATGTCCTCTCAACCCCTGTAGAGATTATCAGCATCGGAGCTGACCTCATAATTCTCATCCCTTGAGTTTTAATCGCTGTTGCCTGGGTCTTTCCCCACGGATTCATTTCTCGACGCCTGCTCGTTGATTTGtctcttcttcacttccctTCCCTCTGTGCACCCTGTGCTAGATGCATTGCATTCAATTTGCTATCGGTGGTTCTTCTAAGTGCAAGTTTGACCAGAAACGAGCATGTTTcctaaatgttgaaatgtttcctCTAATCAAAAACGCTGACATTGAATACAGTGTTGTTCTAttatcctcatcctccttcttTTCTGCTTTTCAGGATGAAACCGGTGCCTATCTCATAGACCGAGACCCCACATACTTTGGGCCAGTGCTTAACTACTTGAGGCATGGCAAACTGGTGCTCAACAGGGACCTGGCAGAGGAAGGTAGATGaactttaagaaatgttttccaAATCAAAATACAGTTTTCTGTAGCACAATAAGCAAATGCTTTTGAGTTGTGTAGTTTTTCCCATTTCAATGCCTGAATATCCTTAAAAACTTAAAGTTTGATGctctttaattattataaaagaaaTACTTGTATTATTAtggtattatattatatttttttcagtGGAATAAAATGGGCTTTAATTGACAATAATATTGTGTTTCACAAATTATTTCTGGGTCAATATATCGTCCTACAACTGTAGTTATCGTGACTAATTGATTGTTGTAAAAAGGTCATTTGATGGCAATGAttgcaaagaaagaaaggcaATCCATCTGAGCTGTCCTCCACATCTCAGCTTTATCAGAACGCACGTGCAATACAAGGAATTTGATTGGTCAAAGAAGTATAGATTCTACCACATGTGAGTTTTAGTAGTAGCAGGATAAGTGTGCATTAAAAGCTTAATTGTTTCTTATTAACTGTTTTAGGTGTGCTAGAAGAAGCCGAATTCtacaacatcacatcattaaTAAAGCTCATCAAGGACAAGATCAGGGAACGTGACTGTAAAACATCACAGGTACACGAAGTTCTACTCCAATAGATTTCTCCATAAATGTGGCACAACTGTCCCGTTCATTTTGtgttctctctccccccccccccccccctttccatCCCACTTCTCTCATGCGTTTGTCCTCCTCAGATTCCAGTGAAGCATGTGTACCGGGTGCTGCAGTGccaggaggaggagctgacaCAGATGGTGTCCACCATGTCTGACGGCTGGAAGTTTGAACAGGTAAATCTCTCCCTGCAGGGTCGACGGCAGCGATCCTCCTTCCATGTGCTTCACCCACCCCGCTATGCTCACATTGACCCAGAAAGTCCAATCCTCAATATTGGAAATGGCTACTCACATCTTTCTCAATGTCCGCATACATGATCCGGACATCCCTTctgtgctctgattggttgttgcAGCTTGTCAGTATAGGTTACGGGCGAGCCCACCAGTCAGAGTTTCTGCTGATTGTGTCAAGGGAGGTGAAGGGAGAGGAGTCTGCTTTGCCAAACAACAGCGGAGAGGTGTGTCTAACAAATTTCTGTCCACGGGCTGGTCACTGCATGGTCCCCTATGTTGTCCATACACACCCCAGTGGCCATTGTTTGTCCCAAGTAGACACGTAGCTGttggtcattttcttttttgttgttgcttcttTTCAGTGTTCATTTGTACTGCTTGCTCACCAGTGAGGCTAAAGAGAACATGAcacctttttcttcttgtctgtGGTTCCGTTTTATTATGcgtttttcttttcatactgCATTCACAGTTGTTAAGCCTGTCAACAGCTCTCCGTGTTCTGCTTTGATATAGCCACTTGGCTGTTTTGGGGGTGCTGTGCTGTAATATAGTGCTGGTTGTTTAGAGGTGACATGTTGTTTTACCTTTTGCAGCAGGTAATCTACCttgtaatttaaaatgattcaaACATGAAGGGTGAACAGTCCTAGTTTACACGAGTTGCTGCTCAGCTGCAGATAATATTTCTAATGAGAAACCACTGGC contains:
- the kctd5b gene encoding BTB/POZ domain-containing protein KCTD5 isoform X1, with the translated sequence MAENSSETSSSVHRRCLAHSSAERNSSAGVGVSKWIRLNVGGTYFLTTRQTLCRDPKSFLYRLSQADPELDSDKDETGAYLIDRDPTYFGPVLNYLRHGKLVLNRDLAEEGVLEEAEFYNITSLIKLIKDKIRERDCKTSQIPVKHVYRVLQCQEEELTQMVSTMSDGWKFEQLVSIGYGRAHQSEFLLIVSREVKGEESALPNNSGELVSIGSSYNYGNEDQSEFLCVVSKELHNQSYGTNSEPSEKAKILQERGSRM